One Tursiops truncatus isolate mTurTru1 chromosome 3, mTurTru1.mat.Y, whole genome shotgun sequence DNA segment encodes these proteins:
- the LOC117311898 gene encoding complement C3-like, which yields MTIMEVSLLTGFYPNQDDLKQLTSDVERYAFQYETKTTSSDSTVVLYLEKLSHEVDTVLGFRVHRMLQAEFLQAAQVMVYDYYEPSQRCSSFYNLPTEHASLRKICHRDVCRCAEEQCPSSKDSDHLQQEQLQAAACEVGVDFVYKARLESVETSASSPYIYYNMQLQAIIKSGTDSAKPLTMKKFVTHATCHDSLGLQEHETYLIMGQTSDLWRVKSEYTHVLGKETFLMHWPVDGAVGKKELLDQLEGFSEYMRTHGCES from the exons ATGACCATCATGGAGGTCTCCCTGCTCACCGGCTTCTACCCCAACCAGGATGACCTCAAACAG CTCACGAGCGACGTGGAGAGGTACGCCTTCCAGTATGAGACCAAGACGACCTCCAGCGACAGCACTGTTGTCCTCTACCTGGAGAAG CTCTCCCACGAGGTAGACACGGTGCTGGGCTTCCGCGTCCACAGGATGCTGCAGGCGGAGTTCCTGCAGGCTGCCCAGGTCATGGTCTACGACTACTACGAGCCTT CCCAGAGGTGCAGCTCCTTCTACAACCTGCCCACAGAGCACGCTTCCTTGAGGAAGATCTGCCACAGAGACGTGTGCAGATGTGCCGAGG AACAGTGCCCATCCTCAAAGGACAGCGACCACCTGCAGCAGGAGCAGCTCCAGGCAGCAGCCTGTGAGGTTGGCGTGGACTTTG TGTACAAGGCCAGGCTGGAGTCTGTGGAGACCTCCGCCTCCAGCCCCTACATCTACTACAACATGCAGCTCCAAGCCATCATCAAGAGTG GCACGGACTCTGCCAAGCCCCTCACCATGAAGAAATTCGTCACTCACGCCACCTGCCATGACTCCCTGGGGCTGCAAGAACACGAGACATACCTCATCATGGGCCAGACATCAGACCTGTGGAGAGTCAAATCTGA ATACACCCATGTCCTGGGCAAGGAGACGTTCCTCATGCACTGGCCAGTGGATGGGGCAGTGGGCAAGAAGGAGTTGCTGGACCAGCTGGAGGGGTTTTCAGAATATATGCGCACCCATGGCTGCGAGTCCTGA